A portion of the Collinsella aerofaciens genome contains these proteins:
- the cysS gene encoding cysteine--tRNA ligase — protein MRIYNSATHKKEEFQPIESGKVRMYVCGPTVYDNIHIGNARTFISFDVIRRWLIASGYEVTFAQNLTDVDDKIIKRANEQGRTAAEVATEFSDKFIGVMRAANVLDPDVRPRATKEIGPMIAMIKTLIEQGHAYAADNGDVYFAVRSDPNYGQVSGRNIDDLMVGARIEENEDKNDPLDFALWKAAKPGEPSWPSPWGEGRPGWHTECAAMVHRYLGTPIDIHGGGSDLAFPHHENECAQATCAWHQGFSNTWMHTGMLLVDGEKMSKSLGNFFTLAEVLEQHSAAALRLLMLQTSYRSPLDFSWERLEGAENSLTRIAGTVENLRWAANHATADADEAASEAFAAKAAETRATFKECMDDDFNTAGAMGAVFGFVTECNQYLEQAGDAADKAAALAAADTLAELLDTFGVELPEPKVELPLGLLGVAAGLVAYTGDDVDEAAAKILEARAEARAAKNWDLADAIRDQLKDLGLTIEDTAAGTRIKTL, from the coding sequence ATGCGTATCTACAACAGCGCTACCCATAAAAAGGAAGAGTTCCAGCCCATCGAGTCCGGCAAGGTCCGCATGTACGTGTGCGGCCCCACGGTCTACGACAACATCCACATCGGCAATGCCCGCACGTTCATCAGCTTTGACGTGATTCGTCGCTGGCTCATCGCGAGCGGCTACGAGGTCACGTTCGCCCAGAACCTCACCGATGTCGATGACAAGATCATCAAGCGCGCCAACGAGCAGGGCCGCACGGCCGCCGAGGTCGCGACGGAGTTTTCCGACAAGTTCATCGGCGTCATGCGTGCCGCCAACGTGCTCGATCCCGATGTGCGCCCCCGCGCCACCAAGGAGATCGGCCCCATGATCGCTATGATCAAGACGCTTATCGAGCAGGGCCATGCCTACGCCGCCGATAACGGCGACGTGTACTTTGCCGTGCGCAGCGATCCCAACTATGGTCAGGTCTCGGGCCGTAACATCGACGATCTGATGGTTGGCGCGCGCATCGAGGAGAACGAGGACAAGAACGACCCGCTCGACTTTGCCCTGTGGAAGGCCGCCAAGCCCGGCGAGCCCAGCTGGCCGAGCCCCTGGGGCGAGGGCCGTCCCGGTTGGCACACCGAGTGCGCCGCCATGGTGCATCGCTACCTGGGCACTCCGATCGACATTCACGGCGGCGGCTCCGACCTTGCCTTCCCGCATCACGAGAACGAGTGCGCCCAGGCCACCTGCGCCTGGCACCAGGGCTTCTCCAACACCTGGATGCACACGGGCATGCTGCTGGTAGACGGCGAGAAGATGTCCAAGTCGCTCGGCAACTTCTTTACGCTGGCCGAGGTCCTCGAGCAGCACTCCGCTGCCGCCCTGCGCCTGCTGATGCTGCAGACGAGCTATCGCTCGCCGCTCGACTTTTCTTGGGAGCGCCTGGAGGGTGCCGAGAACTCGCTCACGCGTATCGCCGGTACGGTCGAGAACCTTCGCTGGGCCGCGAACCATGCGACGGCCGATGCCGATGAGGCAGCATCCGAGGCGTTTGCCGCCAAGGCCGCCGAGACCCGTGCCACCTTTAAGGAGTGCATGGACGACGACTTTAACACCGCTGGTGCCATGGGTGCCGTCTTTGGCTTTGTGACCGAGTGCAACCAGTACCTGGAGCAGGCGGGCGACGCTGCCGACAAGGCCGCCGCGCTTGCCGCCGCCGACACGCTGGCCGAGCTGCTCGATACGTTTGGTGTTGAGCTTCCCGAGCCCAAGGTCGAGCTGCCGCTGGGTCTGCTGGGTGTTGCCGCCGGCCTGGTCGCCTATACGGGCGACGACGTGGACGAGGCTGCTGCCAAGATTCTCGAGGCCCGCGCCGAGGCCCGCGCCGCCAAGAACTGGGATCTGGCCGACGCCATCCGCGACCAGCTCAAGGACCTGGGCCTGACGATTGAAGATACTGCCGCGGGCACCCGCATCAAGACTCTCTAG
- the ispF gene encoding 2-C-methyl-D-erythritol 2,4-cyclodiphosphate synthase, protein MFSNLRIGHGYDVHRLVEGRRCIIGGVDIPYERGLLGHSDADVLAHALADAILGACRGGDIGKLFPDTDPAYEGADSMVLLARVMDYARELGFEFVDADCTIACQQPKITPHRDAMRANLAHALGVDVENVGVAATTTEKLGWEGQGEGIGAWAVCLLQKTVKE, encoded by the coding sequence ATGTTCAGTAACCTGCGCATTGGCCACGGCTACGACGTCCACCGTTTGGTGGAGGGGCGTCGATGTATCATCGGCGGGGTCGACATTCCCTACGAGCGCGGCCTGCTGGGCCACTCGGATGCCGATGTGCTCGCGCACGCCTTAGCCGACGCCATTCTGGGCGCCTGCCGCGGGGGAGACATCGGCAAACTATTTCCCGACACCGATCCCGCCTACGAGGGCGCCGATTCGATGGTGCTGCTCGCTCGCGTGATGGACTATGCGCGTGAGCTGGGCTTTGAGTTTGTCGATGCCGATTGCACCATTGCCTGTCAGCAACCCAAGATCACCCCGCACCGCGATGCCATGCGCGCCAACCTTGCCCATGCCCTGGGCGTTGACGTCGAAAACGTGGGCGTCGCCGCCACTACGACCGAAAAGCTCGGTTGGGAAGGCCAGGGCGAGGGAATCGGTGCCTGGGCCGTCTGCCTGCTACAGAAAACCGTTAAGGAGTAA
- the ispD gene encoding 2-C-methyl-D-erythritol 4-phosphate cytidylyltransferase, protein MAPVCAVVVAGGSGQRFGNPGGKQLVNVAGRPLMSWSIRAFDRSDKVGHIVVVCPAERRAEMRRLAIDPFDYDTPISFADAGDTRQDSTRAGVHAVPAGFEYVAIHDGARPLIMTEAIDHAIDVLVSDRALDGVVCGQPAIDTLKIVDGDNIVETPPRELYWAAQTPQIFSVDAMKRAHAAAIAEGFIGTDDSSLVERMGGRVRCVQSPRDNLKVTVPEDLRPVTAILLGRMAEGEDLPHVQ, encoded by the coding sequence ATGGCGCCCGTATGCGCCGTGGTCGTTGCCGGTGGCAGCGGTCAGCGCTTTGGAAATCCCGGCGGCAAGCAGCTCGTTAACGTGGCAGGTCGTCCGCTCATGAGCTGGTCCATCCGCGCGTTCGACCGGAGCGACAAGGTCGGCCACATCGTCGTGGTTTGCCCTGCCGAGCGCCGTGCCGAGATGCGCCGCCTGGCCATCGACCCGTTTGACTATGACACGCCCATCAGTTTTGCCGATGCCGGCGATACCCGCCAGGACTCCACCCGCGCAGGTGTGCACGCGGTGCCGGCGGGCTTTGAATACGTCGCCATTCACGATGGCGCTCGTCCGCTCATTATGACCGAGGCCATCGACCACGCTATCGACGTGCTCGTGAGCGACCGTGCCCTCGACGGTGTCGTGTGCGGCCAGCCCGCGATTGACACGCTCAAGATCGTCGATGGCGACAACATCGTCGAGACGCCGCCGCGCGAGCTCTATTGGGCCGCTCAGACGCCGCAGATCTTTAGCGTCGACGCCATGAAGCGCGCCCATGCCGCGGCGATTGCCGAGGGCTTTATCGGCACGGACGATTCGTCACTGGTCGAGCGCATGGGCGGACGCGTTCGTTGCGTCCAGAGCCCGCGCGACAACCTTAAGGTGACGGTGCCCGAGGACCTGCGTCCTGTAACCGCGATTCTGCTCGGTCGCATGGCCGAGGGAGAGGACCTTCCCCATGTTCAGTAA
- the disA gene encoding DNA integrity scanning diadenylate cyclase DisA, which translates to MEQAIRLTAPGQPIRTALDMIIAGHLGALICVGDTENVLAAGNDGFPLNISFTSNRLFELSKMDGAIVIDGDLTQILRANFHLNPDPSLATSETGMRHRTAARMSVLTDAIVISVSARRAVVNVYVHGKSYEIQPVTTIMSSVNQLVATLQTTRQSLDRSLLRLTALELDDYVTLADITGIFSSFEIMQQAKTELKDCIVKLGNQGKLVQMQLEQLAGSSMDTEYDLMIRDYASDSSEANAEKIRAELARMTPKDLSDPQHVAAVLGYDDLDEDSVMTPLGLRTLSRVSVVRDGVAEKIVDEYGSLQELMDDISEDPERLGDFGVNNPAILADSLYRMKGTKQGNA; encoded by the coding sequence ATGGAACAGGCTATCCGCCTGACGGCACCTGGTCAGCCGATCCGCACCGCCCTCGACATGATCATCGCCGGTCACCTGGGCGCCCTTATCTGCGTCGGCGACACCGAAAACGTGCTCGCTGCCGGTAACGACGGCTTCCCGCTCAACATTTCGTTCACCTCGAACCGTCTGTTCGAGCTCTCCAAGATGGACGGTGCCATCGTCATCGACGGTGACCTCACCCAGATTCTGCGCGCCAACTTCCACCTCAATCCCGATCCCTCGCTTGCCACGAGCGAGACGGGCATGCGTCACCGCACCGCCGCTCGCATGTCGGTGCTCACCGATGCCATCGTGATCTCGGTCTCGGCCCGTCGTGCCGTCGTTAACGTGTACGTCCACGGCAAGAGCTACGAGATCCAGCCCGTCACCACCATCATGAGCTCGGTCAATCAGCTCGTCGCCACGCTCCAGACTACCCGTCAGTCGCTCGATCGCTCCCTGCTGCGCCTGACGGCCCTCGAGCTCGACGACTACGTTACGCTCGCCGACATTACCGGTATTTTTTCGAGCTTCGAGATCATGCAGCAGGCAAAGACTGAGCTTAAGGATTGCATCGTCAAGTTGGGCAACCAGGGCAAGCTCGTGCAGATGCAGCTCGAGCAGCTCGCGGGCTCCAGCATGGATACCGAGTATGACCTGATGATTCGCGACTACGCGAGCGATTCCTCCGAGGCAAACGCCGAGAAGATTCGCGCCGAGCTCGCTCGCATGACACCTAAGGACCTGTCCGACCCACAACATGTGGCAGCGGTTCTGGGTTACGACGACCTGGACGAGGACTCCGTCATGACGCCGCTGGGCCTACGTACGCTTTCGCGCGTGTCCGTTGTGCGCGACGGCGTGGCCGAGAAAATCGTCGACGAGTACGGCTCGTTGCAGGAGCTCATGGACGACATCAGCGAGGATCCGGAGCGCTTGGGCGACTTTGGTGTTAACAACCCTGCCATTCTTGCGGACTCGCTGTACCGCATGAAGGGCACCAAACAGGGGAACGCATAA
- a CDS encoding manganese efflux pump MntP family protein: MGFAELVLLAVGLSMDAFAVSICKGLGMKKINLKVAVVLGLFFGGFQAGMPVIGWALGSQFMGIIGPIDHWIAFILLAFIGGKMLWEAFSEDEDENEGDDKDAEKIDLVEYLILAIATSIDALAVGISFAALSVDIVPAVSLIGVTTFIFSIAGVAIGHTFGARYEKPATIVGGVVLILIGLKILLEHLGVLAL; the protein is encoded by the coding sequence ATGGGATTCGCAGAGCTCGTGTTGCTCGCCGTTGGCCTTTCGATGGACGCCTTTGCCGTTTCCATCTGCAAGGGCCTTGGCATGAAGAAAATCAACCTTAAAGTCGCCGTAGTGCTCGGCCTGTTCTTTGGCGGCTTTCAGGCCGGCATGCCCGTAATAGGATGGGCGCTCGGCAGTCAATTCATGGGCATCATCGGACCCATCGACCATTGGATCGCCTTTATCCTTTTGGCCTTTATCGGCGGCAAAATGCTGTGGGAAGCCTTTTCCGAAGACGAAGATGAGAACGAAGGCGACGACAAGGATGCCGAAAAGATTGACCTGGTAGAATACCTGATCCTCGCCATCGCCACCTCAATCGACGCCCTAGCCGTAGGCATCTCGTTTGCGGCGCTCTCGGTTGACATCGTTCCCGCCGTATCGCTTATCGGCGTCACAACGTTTATCTTCTCCATCGCCGGCGTAGCGATCGGCCACACCTTTGGCGCGCGCTACGAAAAACCCGCCACCATCGTGGGTGGCGTCGTGCTCATCCTCATCGGGCTTAAGATCTTGCTTGAGCATCTGGGGGTTCTCGCACTGTAA